The following proteins are co-located in the Leptospira weilii genome:
- the rsmI gene encoding 16S rRNA (cytidine(1402)-2'-O)-methyltransferase, giving the protein MREEFQRTLVLVSVSLGNSGDLTVRAKRLLEYCDVLIGEELKTTSTLLKSLSISKQFLLCNEHTTPEEIRSLGQTVVDSGLTVLISDAGTPGIEDPGRELVGEVLRRGGNVRSAPGPTAFGAALSISGFKTSPFTFCGFLSRDSSERKMELSRYLKPGHTIVFYETPYRYKAVLRDLDSVLVGMGEDRTIFFCLDLTLDSEFQFRGKLGELLKILDTLPKGNPVVVLSQRKEQRNQRSFSKGDKKPSFKRFKK; this is encoded by the coding sequence ATGAGGGAAGAATTTCAAAGAACTCTCGTTCTGGTTTCCGTTTCTTTGGGAAATTCGGGCGATTTGACTGTAAGAGCTAAGAGATTATTAGAATATTGTGATGTACTTATCGGAGAGGAACTCAAAACGACCTCCACTCTACTTAAATCCCTTTCGATCTCCAAACAATTTCTTCTCTGCAATGAGCATACGACTCCCGAAGAAATTCGCAGTCTCGGTCAAACCGTGGTGGATTCCGGTTTGACCGTTTTGATTTCCGATGCGGGAACTCCCGGAATCGAAGATCCTGGAAGAGAACTCGTTGGGGAGGTTTTAAGAAGAGGGGGAAACGTGCGGAGCGCTCCCGGTCCGACTGCATTCGGAGCGGCTTTAAGTATTTCCGGTTTTAAGACTTCCCCATTTACTTTCTGCGGTTTTTTGTCCAGGGATTCTTCGGAACGGAAGATGGAATTAAGTCGCTATTTAAAACCGGGACATACGATCGTATTTTATGAGACACCTTACAGATATAAAGCCGTTCTTCGCGACTTAGATTCCGTTTTGGTAGGGATGGGAGAGGATAGGACGATCTTTTTCTGTTTGGATCTGACCTTGGATTCCGAATTTCAGTTTCGAGGAAAGTTAGGCGAGCTCTTAAAAATTTTGGACACTCTTCCCAAAGGAAATCCGGTTGTCGTTCTTTCTCAAAGAAAGGAACAACGGAATCAAAGATCTTTTTCAAAGGGAGATAAGAAACCTTCTTTCAAACGTTTCAAGAAATGA
- a CDS encoding pseudouridine synthase family protein, whose translation MPEIYSNIRIFYETESFLFAEKPPGIPVHATKDSKRENFADTLQKQLSLEYLRTVNRLDLDTSGLVFFCKNPDKNKEADRILKSSSKIYLCVSSGAIPEEHFLETCHIKDGNKKVRKVFSGGDKAVTEFLTLKRNPKEHYSVLLAKLHTGRRHQIRLHLSEKGFPIVGDFVYGKSLDLSSITTKKSIGTSDNRNISNLQKQNFFNKETSWIRAEQQVPFAKRSLLHAIGVSFKNENGREERIFCPPPTDFQKFLEGISLDSSIFSKFTSD comes from the coding sequence ATGCCTGAAATATATTCGAACATTAGAATATTCTACGAAACTGAATCTTTTCTTTTTGCCGAAAAACCTCCCGGAATACCGGTTCACGCAACCAAAGATTCCAAACGCGAAAACTTTGCCGACACACTCCAAAAACAACTTTCCCTCGAATACCTCAGAACCGTAAATCGATTGGATTTGGATACGAGCGGTCTCGTATTTTTTTGTAAGAATCCAGATAAAAACAAAGAGGCCGACCGGATCTTAAAATCTTCCTCGAAAATTTATCTCTGCGTCTCTTCCGGAGCGATCCCGGAAGAACATTTTCTGGAAACCTGTCATATCAAGGACGGGAACAAAAAAGTCCGTAAAGTATTTTCAGGAGGAGACAAAGCCGTTACGGAATTTTTAACTTTAAAAAGAAATCCAAAAGAACATTATTCGGTGCTACTTGCAAAACTTCATACGGGAAGAAGACACCAGATTCGACTTCACTTAAGTGAAAAAGGATTTCCGATCGTAGGCGACTTCGTTTACGGTAAATCACTCGATTTGAGTTCCATAACAACGAAGAAATCAATAGGAACTTCCGATAATAGGAATATTTCCAATCTACAAAAACAAAATTTCTTTAACAAAGAAACAAGCTGGATCCGAGCCGAGCAGCAAGTTCCTTTTGCAAAACGTTCTCTCTTACATGCGATAGGAGTTTCCTTCAAAAATGAGAACGGTCGTGAAGAAAGAATTTTTTGTCCCCCTCCTACCGACTTTCAAAAGTTCTTGGAAGGAATTTCTTTGGACTCTTCCATTTTTTCCAAATTCACTTCAGATTAA
- a CDS encoding MarR family winged helix-turn-helix transcriptional regulator, with amino-acid sequence MKPKSIFAELQAEESTGFLFWQITNLWQKRIRENLLVLDLTHVQFVLLASLAWFEETSQKATQIRLAEHAKTDVMMTSKVLRNLESKKFLTRQPDPEDSRANCLFLTPKGKELAGKAVHIVESTDKLFFSILKDEKNFRNSLLDLRQKNA; translated from the coding sequence ATGAAACCGAAATCTATATTCGCAGAATTACAGGCTGAGGAAAGCACAGGATTCCTTTTTTGGCAGATCACGAACCTTTGGCAAAAAAGGATTCGCGAAAATCTTTTGGTCCTAGATTTGACGCACGTTCAATTCGTACTTTTGGCAAGTTTGGCTTGGTTCGAAGAAACCTCCCAAAAGGCGACCCAAATCCGCCTCGCCGAACACGCAAAAACGGACGTCATGATGACCTCGAAGGTTTTAAGAAATCTCGAATCCAAAAAGTTTCTCACGAGACAACCCGATCCCGAGGATTCGAGGGCAAACTGCCTGTTTCTTACTCCCAAAGGAAAGGAACTCGCGGGTAAGGCGGTTCATATCGTGGAATCCACGGACAAACTCTTCTTTTCCATTCTCAAGGACGAAAAAAACTTTAGAAACTCCCTTTTGGATCTAAGACAGAAAAATGCCTGA
- a CDS encoding SRPBCC family protein, with protein sequence MKHIQHEEITKASPTQLWKVYQDVSNWKAWDHEIEESFLNGEFKVGSKGMLKPKGGPKTWFRLMEVREKELFSDLTNLPFCKLEFRHELVPTNSGTKFVHRVTFSGPLSFLFSRVIGNKIRKELPGAMKNLAKLAEDRLT encoded by the coding sequence ATGAAACACATACAACACGAAGAAATCACAAAAGCAAGTCCGACTCAACTCTGGAAAGTCTATCAAGACGTTTCCAATTGGAAAGCGTGGGATCACGAAATCGAAGAATCCTTTTTGAATGGAGAATTCAAAGTCGGAAGTAAGGGAATGCTCAAACCAAAGGGGGGACCGAAAACTTGGTTTCGTTTGATGGAAGTAAGAGAAAAGGAACTTTTCTCCGATCTCACAAACCTACCGTTTTGCAAATTGGAATTCAGACATGAACTGGTTCCTACAAATTCGGGAACTAAGTTTGTACACAGGGTTACGTTCTCAGGACCGCTTTCCTTTCTATTTTCCAGAGTAATCGGAAATAAGATCAGGAAAGAATTACCGGGCGCAATGAAAAATCTCGCAAAGCTCGCAGAAGACCGCCTAACTTAA
- a CDS encoding helix-turn-helix domain-containing protein — MNPAMEELETDKESPSSEHITEVVKENLKLIRHTKGFSLDKLASRCGVSRAMLSQIEQGKSVPTISVLWKIANGLNVPFSELLKEKGAEGVIVMKAENTKVLFSSSKVFSSRALFPFNGNRKTEFYELILKPGGIEVAEPHSSGTTENIVVVSGKLRLRVGEKVVELEPKDSVFFRADIPHEYSNPTDQETLMYLVMDYRDEIS, encoded by the coding sequence ATGAACCCAGCCATGGAAGAATTGGAAACAGACAAAGAGTCTCCCTCTAGTGAACATATCACCGAAGTTGTCAAGGAGAATCTCAAACTGATTCGTCACACAAAAGGATTCTCTTTGGATAAATTGGCTTCTCGTTGTGGAGTGAGCCGGGCCATGCTTTCACAGATCGAGCAGGGCAAAAGTGTTCCGACAATTTCCGTTCTTTGGAAGATCGCGAACGGTCTTAATGTTCCTTTTAGTGAGCTTCTCAAGGAAAAAGGCGCAGAAGGTGTGATCGTGATGAAGGCGGAGAACACCAAGGTTTTGTTTTCCAGTTCGAAAGTTTTTTCCAGCCGCGCTCTTTTTCCGTTTAATGGAAACCGTAAAACCGAATTTTACGAACTCATTTTAAAACCGGGTGGAATCGAAGTTGCAGAACCCCATTCGTCCGGTACCACCGAAAATATTGTTGTCGTTTCCGGCAAACTTCGTCTTCGAGTCGGCGAAAAAGTTGTGGAATTGGAACCGAAGGATTCCGTTTTTTTCAGAGCGGATATTCCTCACGAATATTCCAACCCAACGGATCAGGAAACTCTTATGTACCTGGTTATGGATTATAGAGACGAAATCAGTTAA
- a CDS encoding sodium:proton antiporter: MKQKLTSVLLAILILTLPTAALLADEPVGNSQNTVQTQDPSHTQEDPSGNHEEGEDLPYWSVIPFVLILLCIALLPIVSQTTSHWWESNTNKLILALVLGAVSFIILVLHGWFGKIVHTLVFEYVPFIILLGVLFYISGGIRLKGDIEATPLNNTIFLIIGTFLASFIGTTGASMLLIRPILKTNSERKHVVHTVVFFIFLVSNIGGSLTPLGDPPLFLGYLIGVPFTWTFKLLPELLIASILLLILYFIWDTIVYKKESVKDLKKDHVHKEKISLEGQVNFIWLLGVVLSVAYLNQNYIPAINENPYIAFIREGVLIGLIFASKFTTKGHVREHNKFTLHPIQEVAYLFIGIFITMIPALILLEHHGKELGVTETWQFFWVTGLFSGVLDNAPTYLTFLSLAKGTLGMTSVAQILADPHAESILKAISVGAVFMGALTYIGNAPNFMVKSVAEENKVKMPSFGGYILYSIGILIPTFLLLTFIFFR, translated from the coding sequence ATGAAACAAAAACTTACATCCGTCCTTCTGGCGATCCTTATCCTCACCCTACCCACGGCGGCGCTTTTAGCGGACGAGCCGGTTGGGAATTCACAAAATACCGTCCAAACTCAGGATCCTTCTCATACACAAGAAGATCCCTCCGGCAATCATGAAGAGGGAGAAGACCTTCCGTATTGGAGCGTAATTCCTTTCGTTCTTATACTTTTGTGTATCGCACTTTTACCGATCGTTTCGCAGACCACCTCCCATTGGTGGGAAAGCAATACGAACAAACTGATCCTCGCGCTTGTTTTGGGGGCGGTTTCGTTTATCATCTTGGTTCTACACGGATGGTTCGGTAAAATCGTTCATACTCTTGTGTTCGAATATGTTCCGTTTATCATCCTTCTAGGAGTACTCTTCTACATTTCGGGGGGAATTCGCTTAAAAGGAGACATCGAAGCCACACCTTTGAACAACACGATCTTTTTGATCATCGGAACCTTTCTCGCGTCCTTTATCGGAACCACGGGAGCCTCCATGCTTCTGATTCGCCCGATTTTGAAAACGAACTCGGAAAGAAAACACGTGGTTCATACCGTTGTCTTCTTTATCTTTTTGGTTTCGAACATCGGAGGTTCCCTAACTCCTCTGGGAGATCCTCCTTTGTTTTTAGGCTACCTGATCGGAGTTCCATTCACTTGGACGTTTAAACTTTTACCGGAACTGCTCATTGCGAGTATTCTTCTTCTGATCCTTTATTTTATTTGGGATACGATCGTTTACAAAAAAGAAAGCGTTAAAGATCTTAAAAAAGACCACGTTCATAAAGAAAAGATCAGCCTGGAAGGTCAGGTAAATTTCATCTGGCTACTCGGAGTCGTTTTGTCGGTTGCCTATTTGAATCAAAATTACATTCCCGCGATCAATGAAAATCCGTACATCGCATTTATCAGAGAAGGAGTTTTGATCGGTTTGATTTTCGCTTCCAAATTTACGACCAAAGGCCACGTTAGAGAACATAACAAATTTACTCTTCATCCGATCCAAGAAGTCGCTTATTTATTCATCGGAATTTTTATCACGATGATTCCGGCCCTTATCCTTTTGGAACACCATGGAAAAGAACTAGGAGTTACCGAAACCTGGCAGTTCTTCTGGGTGACCGGCCTTTTCTCGGGAGTTTTGGATAATGCGCCGACTTATCTTACCTTTTTATCTTTGGCGAAAGGAACTCTAGGTATGACCAGCGTGGCTCAGATTCTCGCGGATCCACACGCGGAAAGTATTTTAAAAGCGATTTCTGTCGGAGCCGTGTTTATGGGAGCGCTCACTTATATCGGAAACGCTCCTAACTTTATGGTAAAGTCCGTCGCAGAGGAGAACAAAGTAAAGATGCCGAGTTTCGGCGGGTACATACTTTATTCTATTGGAATATTGATTCCCACTTTCCTGCTTCTCACATTCATCTTCTTCCGCTAA
- the perRB gene encoding peroxide-responsive transcriptional repressor PerRB: protein MEALFAKKVCLTPTEIEQRLKSVSIQPTMQRISICQYVLCEADHPTAEEVKEWVDSRSFKMSLATVYNTLNILVSASLLREFKFSCLGKSVYDSNIVDHYHFFDVKNGKFHDIDPSLLSLSSQLPAEFQVSKTDILLTGNLIH, encoded by the coding sequence ATGGAAGCGTTATTCGCTAAAAAAGTATGTCTTACCCCGACGGAAATCGAACAGAGATTGAAGTCCGTTTCGATCCAACCTACCATGCAGAGAATTTCGATTTGTCAGTATGTTCTTTGCGAAGCCGATCATCCCACCGCCGAAGAAGTCAAAGAATGGGTTGATAGCCGTTCTTTCAAGATGAGTCTTGCAACGGTTTATAATACGCTCAATATCCTCGTTTCAGCCAGCCTTTTGAGGGAATTCAAATTTTCCTGTTTGGGAAAATCGGTCTACGATAGTAATATCGTGGACCACTATCATTTCTTCGATGTGAAAAACGGAAAATTTCACGATATAGATCCTTCTTTACTTTCACTCAGCTCCCAACTTCCCGCGGAGTTTCAGGTCAGCAAAACGGATATCTTGCTGACCGGAAATCTGATTCACTGA
- the lpdA gene encoding dihydrolipoyl dehydrogenase, which translates to MPESYDLTVIGAGPGGYVAAIRGAQLGMNVCIVEKERPGGICLNWGCIPTKSLLESAHLLDKVYSAKEYGIELSNAKPDFPAIIRRSRNVADSMASGVEFLLNKNKIIRKKGSAVFKDSNTIWLPDTSKEEITSKHFILATGARARELPGLPFDGTAVLSSKTAMIQEKIPESLLIVGAGAIGVEFADFYSTMGTKVTLVEMIDQILPVEDKEISAFLEKSFVKRGIRVLTGVGVSNPSIENGKVKVLLKGKNLPESGEILETEKILVSIGLVPNTDSMNLEEIGVFLQKGFVKTDTQYKTSVPNIYAIGDCNGPPLLAHVASMEGIKAAEAISIQTGNPHLLNYLPINYDAIPGCTYCHPEVASVGFTEKKAIDMGYTISVGKFPFIASGRAKAMGDTGGFTKVIVDKSSGEILGAHLIGPGVTELLPAVALGITQELTAKEIASTIFAHPTLSETVMESFGAALGEAINL; encoded by the coding sequence ATGCCAGAATCTTACGATCTCACTGTTATCGGAGCGGGCCCGGGGGGCTACGTCGCCGCAATCCGCGGCGCTCAATTAGGAATGAACGTATGTATCGTCGAAAAAGAAAGACCCGGCGGAATTTGTCTGAACTGGGGATGTATTCCGACAAAGTCTCTCTTGGAATCGGCCCATCTTTTAGATAAGGTATATTCCGCTAAAGAATACGGAATTGAACTTTCGAATGCCAAACCCGATTTTCCCGCGATCATTCGACGTTCCAGAAACGTCGCAGACAGTATGGCTTCCGGCGTGGAATTTCTTTTAAACAAAAACAAGATCATCCGTAAAAAAGGAAGCGCAGTATTCAAAGATTCGAATACGATTTGGCTTCCAGATACTTCCAAAGAGGAAATCACTTCCAAACATTTTATCCTCGCCACCGGAGCAAGGGCCAGAGAACTTCCCGGCTTACCTTTTGACGGAACCGCGGTTCTTTCCTCAAAAACCGCGATGATTCAGGAAAAAATTCCGGAATCTCTTTTGATCGTAGGCGCGGGCGCGATTGGGGTCGAGTTCGCGGACTTTTACTCCACGATGGGAACAAAAGTCACGTTAGTCGAAATGATAGATCAAATTCTTCCCGTAGAAGATAAGGAAATCTCCGCATTTTTAGAAAAATCTTTCGTTAAAAGAGGAATTCGAGTTCTCACCGGAGTTGGAGTTTCCAACCCCTCTATTGAAAACGGAAAAGTAAAGGTTCTTCTCAAAGGAAAAAACCTTCCGGAAAGCGGCGAAATATTGGAGACCGAGAAAATTTTGGTTTCCATCGGACTCGTTCCGAACACGGACTCGATGAACTTGGAAGAGATCGGCGTCTTTTTACAAAAAGGTTTCGTAAAGACGGACACTCAATACAAAACCAGCGTTCCTAATATCTACGCGATCGGAGATTGTAACGGTCCTCCCCTTCTCGCACACGTCGCTTCTATGGAAGGCATTAAGGCCGCCGAAGCGATCTCGATTCAAACGGGAAATCCGCATCTTCTCAACTATCTTCCGATCAATTACGATGCGATTCCGGGTTGTACGTATTGTCATCCCGAAGTCGCTTCCGTCGGATTCACCGAAAAAAAAGCGATCGATATGGGTTACACGATCAGCGTCGGAAAATTTCCTTTTATCGCCAGCGGTAGGGCCAAAGCGATGGGAGACACGGGGGGCTTTACGAAAGTGATCGTGGACAAATCTTCCGGAGAAATTTTAGGAGCGCATCTCATCGGTCCCGGAGTTACGGAACTTTTACCCGCAGTCGCCCTCGGTATCACTCAGGAACTGACCGCGAAAGAAATCGCATCCACAATCTTCGCACATCCCACACTTTCAGAAACCGTGATGGAATCCTTCGGTGCGGCTTTAGGAGAAGCAATCAATCTCTAA